aatactaattaatttttattcagtaacgcaaaattaaatcattatttttatcgAAATTTCGATTATTCGATTACTTTTTGTACCAAACGCGTTAGGTCTTTTTCATCGTCGGACTCGAGCTCATTTCACAAGCAAAACTCAACAATGGCAAATGGTAAAACTAATTGAAAACGCTATTGCGAAGAAAATGTGGAGTGAACTGCAAACGGTGATTAAAACCCAATAAACCGGTATGAAAATATGCCAGAACCAAGAAACAAATAGTGATTGCATGTGCTAATAAAAACGGAAACGAAACTCGCAAATAATTGTTCGCGATTCGCTCTCTCGCTGGGCCTTTCTACCTTTCTACCCCCCCCGCACCAATTCCCGCCCGGCTGTAGAAGCTCTGTTTTGCAAAATGAGATTCTGCGTTGTGGTTTGTTGCGTGTTATTTTTGCTGGCCAGCACACCTATTGCATCAGCCCTAGGAAAAGCCAAACAAGCCGCCGACTCAGCAGAAGTCGTTACTAGCGGAGAGGATGAGAAGACGGTGAGTACAACCGCGGTGGCTGACCCACTGAGGAGGGTTCACTGTAAATGGGCACCCATTTAGACACCAAAGCCAACCTAATTATTATTTCATCGCTTCCCACCAATATGTTGGTAATAAGTTTTCCCTCCTCCACCGCTTGCAGGACTGCACCGACCTGGCCCGGGACGAGGAGGCGCTGATGGTGTTCTCCACTCTGGGCGGCGGACTGACAGCCATCGATCCAGTGACTAGTGAAATACGTTGGACTATAGCAGATGGTAATTAAGCGGTCCTTACAATTTCAAAACCACCGCACCCCTATTCGTGGGACTGCAAACATATGGCCCCTATCCTAGGGCATAGCTaggaaaatttaaagaatttctTATTATGGAAAGATAATTATCTTGAAAATTAGTTGTTAAAGAACTTAACCCATATCGGAACTCATAAGGTTGTATTGCAATGCCGGTAGTACCTTTATTATGGTTTACCTAACCCTCTATAATATTGTCTTTATGTGCCAAAGTTATCTAGAAATAGTTGTTTCTTTGTAGAGGAAAATTTTCCACAAAGCTGTTGCACATGCCACCATCCTATTCGCATTGCAAAATGCGTTGCACAAACACGCGGACGATGAGGTCATCACAACATCCAATTTGAACGCATGTTAGGATAGGCGAGATGAGATTTCCCGCTGAATTCTGTTGAATGCTTCCTTCCACTCTCACCGTATCATGCTTTGTATTTTGGTTTTGGTCTGATAAGGCCCTCACGTATATACACAATCTCGACAGTCTCTCGGCGTACAATTCCTCCAATTAAGTTGCCAGCTAGGCCGCGATATCACCAGTTGCTGTACGACCATTACCCTATTCCTGGTAGCGGGTGTTTGGGACTTTGGATTGATTTTCTTTCTCCTCATTGAATATTCCTGCTGTTTATCAGCGTGACGTATTGATTTCTGATGGCATATAGGAGCTAATCTAATAGGACCTAGTCATAAGGTTATTTCGAATGAGACTCCAAAAGTTACCCATTAAGTTTAGGCCTCATGAGTCATCATAGTCTTTCAAATGAGGTGGCTATCGAGGCGATTAAAAGTGGTTGATGGCCTATATTTGTCCAATGTCTGGATTATTGCAATTGGGGGTTAAAATAGTAGCCCTGTTTGCTCAGATAATGAAAGCAATTAATTTACGAAATGCATTTAATCTAATATGCGGGCTTTAGACCTAGAAAGAAGAGCATTCCCAGTTCGAACTATCAATCGCAGCTAATTTTTGATTAACTTGCTCTCAGCTCTCGGTCTTTTCTATTATTAGTTCTCTTGGGATTGCTGATAGCTCTTACTTTCGATAAATATTACTTCATAGAATCTTGGTTATTAACCCAAAAGGGAAGTATGGAAGTCATGACGACTAATTCTGTGGACAATAATTGTACTTTCCAGCACatgtttgtttaaaaatgtactaaaaaaaaaaaccgacgCCCCGTAAAGATTGTTTTATGCGATAACTGCACCATTCCATACACTTGTATGTCCAGTCGTATTATTAGAAATTTCATGCCGCCCGCTTCTAGTTTTTGACTTCGTGGAACTGCCAATAGCTGAAAATTGTGGGTGATAAACATGTGGACAGCATCTGACCCCCGGGATTTTAAAACAAGCCAAATCAGAGGGACATTTTGTTGAGTTATTCAAGccaataatttgtttttgattcGCGCCAGTGCGACGCTCAAAAGTCCAACAAGAGATCAATTTACCGATATGGACTACATACTGGATACTATTACCTCATCGGACTGAATCTGGTTTTGTCTACTACTACCGCTAGTTAATTAGTATGCCCATGCTAACGAAAGTGGCGAGGTGGCGGGTTAAATGACCTGCCCCAGAAAATGAGGCACCACTCCGGCTAATGCCAAGAACTTTTCCGCCGCAGCCGGGCCAtgtgtttttttggggttGTAAGTAATTACTGATAACACTCGGTCCCCACTACAAACTGTTTACTTTCATTACTCGATATGGGCGGCACTTGGAGTCGGGCGATTGGGCTTGGCAATATATTAAGTTTTGTTTAATATATTCCCTCGTATTATCTTGCACTCGTCGTTGGCCATTTGCATTGGCAAAAGTATGGAGTTGACGATAACGAAAATTGCCAACACGTTGGCATAAGCATTATAGAACCAATCCTCCACCTCCCTTTAAACTTCGGATCTGCggaatattatttattcaacTGCTATTTGGCTTGAATTTGACTCGGACTCGGGCAAAACCCGCTTATTCATCCggcaaatattattttttttaaaaacataaatgtCTTGGTGTCTGCACAGGTTAAGAGTTTGTTTTAGATTACAAATGTGTTCCCATTGCTTTAACTAAATAAGATAAGGGTTATCGGGAACAGGTTCCAGTAACCATTTATTGCACCCGGTTTCCTACTTTGAGAGGTTTCCCTGTTCCCCACATGAATTACAAGAAAAGCTATTCAACAAGTAcatctttaatttttgttgtctGAATTGGGATTTCTTCgaaataattttgtatttaagcttTAATACATTTCTTAATATGTGTCTCTCTATTATTCAATCTTCCTTGATAAGAATTGTGATGATTAATTCCCAGAATAAATCTCAAACACACGATTTCATTTCAATCCCGCTTATCAAacacaatatatattttataggtaATTCCCGGTAATTAGGAAACTAAAGAAAGCCATCAATTGTTAATCTTGAATTCTATTAATTCCATTATTATTCTATTATAGATCCCCCGATAGTGGCGGAACCTCAGGAAAATGTCCAGGTTCCTCATTTCCTACCCGATCCCCGGGATGGAAGCATCTACCAACTGGGCCAAATGGGCAGCCTCAAGAAGCTGCCGTACACCATTCCCCAGCTGGTCGCCAATGCCCCGTGTCGTTCTTCGGATGGCATTCTATACTCTGGGAAGAAGAGTGACACCTGGTACATGGTGGATCCCAAAACCGGCAAGCGGGAGAAGGTCATGGGCTTTGGAGATGCCAGCATGGATGGCAAGGAGGGCGAGCAGATCGGCTGGGCCACTTCGCGGTCCATCTACTTGGGCAGAACGCAGTACACGGTGATGATGTTTGATAGTCTGGCCAAGGACAAGAACGCCAAGCCGTGGAACATCACGTTCTACGATTACAATGCTCTTAGCGCCCCGCCAGAGTTGGCTAAGGAGTATGGTAAGTTCGGGTTAACTATGAAATATAATagtcatttattaaaaatacttatCATCTTTCAGAATACATCCATCTGACCACCACTAGCAATGGCCAAATCGTTACCCTGGACCGAAAGCAAGGCAAGTTTCTGTGGCAGCGGGATCTGAGCAGCCCGGTCGTGGCAGCTTTTCTTTTGGGTCCTGATGGACTGCTCAGTGTGCCTTTTACCACGCTCTCCGATGAGGCCTTCCAAGCTATTTTGGAAGAGTCCAAAACGGGCAACGTGAACACGATTAAGCTATTGTAAGtaaagatatttatttttcttttaaattttgttaatttattgtttgttttagcCAATCCCTTTATGTTGGCGAGCATCAAAATGGGCTGTATGCCCTTCCATCGTTAATGGACAAAAATACGCCGCGTATTTCAACTACGCCGCCCATCAAACTCATCGATGGACCTGTGGGCGAACCAAACAACAACCAGGAGACCGATCCACGAACAGTTTATATCAACGATGTGCTGCAGGAGCATCCCGGCATCATGCTAGGCCACTACAACATGCCCAATGAAGGCAACGGAAACCTCCAGTTGTCTCCCACTTCTGCCAGCAGCAAGAGTATCCAAAGTCTGGCTACCATACATAACTACAATGATGGCTATGGGCTGCTGGCCAACAACGAGAAGAACTCCGCCGATATTGGCGTGCAAACTGATCCCAATATCGTGGAGATCGGCATAGATCAGCGAGCCAACGGCAACACAATCAATCGTACCAAGACCATCATCCTGCAGAACAGCAACAAGGTGCAGGCCTTTATCAACGAGTGGTTTATGGAGCATCCGAGCAGCAAGGTCCACCAGATTTTGATCGTAATCGTTCTGGGCATGATTGCCCTCTTCTGGTACACCTGCAGCACCATGCGGGAGCTGCAGAAGCAGAGCGAGAACGGATCCAAAACCTTTGCTATAACCCAGAACGGATCAAACGGGAGCAACGGCAGCAATGGAAGCAACGTGAACGCCCAGGATCTCGTAGACCTGGGAGACGGTCAAGTCCGTGTGGGCAAGATAAGCTTTAATTCAAACGAAGTTTTGGGAAAGGGCTGTGAAGGTACCTTTGTGTTCAAGGGCACATTTGAGGAGCGGTTTGTGGCTGTTAAGAGATTGCTCCCGGAGTGCTTTACCTTTGCGGATCGCGAGGTAGCACTGTTGAGGGAATCAGATGCTCATGAAAACGTAGTGCGCTACTTCTGCACCGAGCAAGATCGTCAGTTCAGGTACATAGCCGTTGAACTATGCGCTGCCACCTTGCAGGACTACACTGAAGGCGATCGTTCCCTGGAGCTGCAGGACCACATCGATGTGTGGCAGGTGCTAAGCCAGGCAGCAGCTGGGTTGAGCCACCTCCACTCCTTGGACATTGTGCATCGCGATATCAAGCCGCAGAATGTTCTCATTTCGTTGCCTGATGCCAGGGGCAAGGTTCGGGTGATGATCTCCGACTTTGGACTGTGCAAGAAGCTTAATTTCGGAAAGACTAGCTTTTCTCGTCGGTCAGGAGTCACTGGTACCGACGGCTGGATAGCTCCAGAGATGATGCGTGCCCAGAGAACGGTAGGGTTCtaacatttcaattttttgatGAACTGAGAAGCTAATGAaatccttttaatttttacagaCAACTGCGGTGGATATCTTCTCATTGGGATGTGTGTATTACTATGTCCTCAGCGGAGGTCATCATGCCTTTGGGGACAATCTCAAGCGGCAAGCAAACATTCTCTCGCACGAGTACAATCTTTCCAAGCTGCGATCTGAAGACGATAGCGAGAACAGCAAAATTGTAAGCTTAATCCAACaataatatttgaaaaagAGAACTAACTATTATTTGCTTTCCTAGGTCCTTGCTGAACAGTTGATATCAGACATGATCCACAAGGATCCACAGTCCCGTCCCCCAGCTCGGTGTATTGGAAACCATCCACTGTTTTGGGACGAGCCTAAAATGCTTTCGTTTCTGCAGGATGTCAGCGACCGTGTAGAGAAGCTACAGTTCCATGCCGAACCTCTAAAGTCCTTGGAGAAAAACGGACGTATTGTGGTTCTGGATGATTGGAATGTGCACTTGGACCCCATGATTACAGACGATCTGAGAAAGTATCGCGGCTATATGGGCGCCAGTGTACGGGACCTATTGCGAGCCCTGCGCAACAAGAAGCATCACTACCATGAGCTGACCCCAGCCGCTCAGGAGATGCTGGGTTGCATTCCGCACGAGTTCACCAACTACTGGGTGGACCGTTTTCCGCAACTCATCTCACACGCCTACCACGCCTTCAGTATTTGCTCCAACGAGCCGATCTTCAAGCCGTACTACAGTATGGGATATCACTTCTCACGTCCGTGGTATTTCGATGCGGACGACGCTTTGTTTCCCATGCTCATGCGAGATCCAAAGCCGCTGCCGAGAATTGGCAGCCCTAAGAAAACGCCGCCACCGGCCAGCAGCCAAGTGCAGCAGCTCAAACAGCGCAAGGGAGCCTACAACTTTCGTAAGGGTAGCGATGAGCTGACCTTTGCGGGAGTGGGCTTGCAGAGAAACCTCGAGCTGGATGGGCAATCACTGGAGTCGGACAGCAAACGTGATGTGTATGCGAACTTCAAGTTCCGGCGCAATGCCAAGCCGGGAAACAATCGAAACTACGGTGGCGCCCAGAAAGAGACGCAGGACAAGGAGAAGTACGTGAGCTGGACGTTGCCGCCTTCGACGCAGGACTAGGGCAAGCAAGAAATAAGATAGATAGTAGAGATGTGTAGTTTTAATCATTTAttaatatagttattattgtttaattGTGCAATTTGTGTATATGCAACTATTCCAAAACTATTCCCAATTCAGTTCTTAGCTAAATTTACGAAGGATGATCACGAAGGATAACGATGAAGATGAAAAGGAAACTATTTTGTATACCATAGTGAGGATAATGTAGTGTGTCGTCTGTCGAATGCACGCAATTTAACTGtgataatttttgatttttgtttaatgCCCAAGTGCAAATGGACCTAGACAAATAGTTcgagttttatattttatatagtaCTTAGACatattgtatgtatatttatgcATTAGTTAAGTGATCTATATCCCAACACGTGTTTGACAAGCGAAAATAGCTCTAACTATTAATATCTTCTTGAAATCAGTTTAGTATTTGAGTTAATGGATAACTTGATTTCGAGCGGCATTTTCTATAAAGTCTTAAGCTTAATCAAAatgaaaactaaataaaaacgtAATGCGAATTTTACAAAACAGTTTTATTTTCACTATACATTTATAACAATGCGGCACTCCATTAAGGCcagtttaaaaaacaatttggcTATACGAGAGGGGGTGGAGGAGCTTAGTCAAGTAACAAATTCATAAATAGGGTTTAATAGATCAacaaatataaacattatattCTAAACAAGAGATTTTGGTTCTTTAGAAGAAAGTTTTGTAACTAGAATTTGTTTCACTTTGGCGCAGTTGCTCGTTGTATTAATTGGTTTCAGGTTTCCCAGTTTAATTGGCCGATTTCATCATGGTTTTCATTTCGGTTCGTACGCAGTATTTGAAGGCATCCCAGCCCTCCGACTTGGCCACGGACTGTAATTGAATTAATGCTGGATTAGTTTTGGTAGCCACAAGGTAGGCGGGAGTTTGTGAAAATGAAACGGGAGACACACAAGTGAGTGATAAAAAGCGATAGAAAGCCAAAGAGTGGGTGGGTTTGTTGTACCCCCTGACCTCGTCGTTGCCTGTTGGAGCCACCTCCTCGATGGCAACCTCGAGACGCTCGTCTGGATCACCAATAGCTTGCTAGGAGAGAAAATATTGCTAATATGGCTTATCAGCTGCGGGTTGGACTCTTAACCTGGACACTCAATCGCCGGACAGTCCAGTTTATTGTTAGACATTCAATGAATCACAAATGTCTGACCACCGGACAGGCCATACAAATGCGGAAATGATAACAGGTGCgtttcaaaataaacttaaaactaaaaaaaacgaTTGCAATGTCCATTGTCCTTTGCATTTCGATAATGTTTTCAAGgaccaaaagcaaaaaataaaataacaattttgTGTGTATCAGTATTTAATGGTTATATGgccaataattaaaaaataggtTAAAGtgttataattaaataaaataaaaccaatttaaacATTAAGCTTACAGGCAAGACAAAACTAAACAAACACTCATGAGTAAACATTCAATGCTGGACAGCGCGATTAGCACAAAAAGCGACATACAAAACAAGGGACtagttaaatatataaattaaataatttaaaatctaaGATTTCAGTGCCAAAGCGCATCGCTGTCGATGAAGTATTCCAAATGCCGGCAGACGCGATGTCGCCAGGCCACAAACATAGGGTAATCGGGCTCGTCATAGGCGTCCAGTGCCTCGTTGTAATCAAAGAAACGACCACTTACTTTGAAGCCCCGATGCAGACGGTCCTTCATAATGGCAATGAACTCCTTGTAGGACAGCAGTCCATCTCCATCAGCATCAAATATGGCAAACACGGTGTCGATCAAGTGGGGACTCAGTTTAGTGCCAGTGCAGATTTTCACAGCTCGAGCGAATTCATCTGATAAATCGGTAGAATAAGTAGCTCTTACTAGttagtatttaaaatataaaccaaTAAGTAACTAACCCTTGGATATAGCGCGATCTGCCAGGGTGTACATGCGCATGGCGATCGTAAAGTCGTCCAGATTGTTGAGGAAATGACAGAAATCCCTAAAGTCGTGGAACGTTATACCCTTCTCATCCTTCACCCGCTCCAGCAAACGCTCCAGGAAGACATCGTATTCGTCGGTGGCCAGGTACGTATACCGTAGCAAAATTTTGGCGAAATCCAGCTCGCTGATAACACTGTTACCTTTTGAAAATTCGTGGAACTCCAGCTCGAGCACTTCCGTCTGCAGGTTGTCCATGAAGCGGTAGAAGTTGTCAAAATTGATCACTCCAGTGCCGCGTTTTCCGAAGAAGTGCAGCTGTAGGGTGGTGGCCACCACATGACGTCTCTGCAATCCTTCGCCATCGTTCACATAATTCTGTGTTTGGGGAGATTAAAGGGTTAAGAGGATTAGTGAATTGTGAGCGGAATTTATTCAAATGTTAGTCACTCCAGGCTCATGCTTGGGATTCGGGATACTTTACCTCCaggggagtgggagtgggcgTTTCGTCGGTCTGCTCCGGCTCGTGTTCGCCGTGCTTCTCCTTCCAAGCACCGCTGAAAATGCGTTCCATCTGGGATTTTATGTACATGCCGGGATCGGGATACAGAATTTTATTTGCAGGGCATTTGGTTAGGTTTTTGGAGAAAAGAAAAGTTAGGTATTTTAGTGTGGATCGATTAGAGAGTTGGATATTGCTCGGGGTGTAGAGGGTTGATGTTTCGtttcaacaaaacaaaaagctggTAAAAAAACTCAACACAACATATGCttttaatttaacaaaaacGAGAACTAAGAAGCCAatagttttcaataaaaatagaaaactttaAGGAAAGCATATACATAACTACGCTTCAAAAAagtaacaaaacaaaagagaACTTCCGGTTTTCACTTTGGCCATGTTGgaaaaacctttttttgtgaaaacCGAGTAGTTCCCAATAATATGTACAcaacgtaactaaactatgcTTGTTTAAGCCGCCAAGCCTATACTCGTATTCTGTACAATTCAAGCGGAGTTTTCGCGAAGCAAAGCCAATACTTTTTCTGAACTCTGGGGCTAACACTTACGAGACCCCTCTTGGGATTCGCCACTACCATGGGCTTCACCACCTGGCCTTGATCATCGAAGGAAACTAAACGCGACAGCTGCGTTCGAATAGATTTGGAAGATTCcgataaaaacaacaaattataCATAAATCAAGAGTTTTAAATTAATGGAAAGTATAACTAAAGTGAAAGTGTGGTGCAGCTTACTTCCTCGCCCTAAGGCTGGctattttaaatgaatttacattatttataaaaaatattaaattatagcTTAACTTAATAAACTAAATGCTTACAATTTGCTGGGTTTTTGGATCGACATTTTGAATGTCTTTGAAAGCGccggccaaaatggaaatgatctaataataatacatttttttaaaacgatgtaaaataataagtaaataaaatcaattaaataacTCATATGATTTATGAGTATTTGGTTAAATAcgatttattatttaccacTAGGAACTCATCTTTGTCCACCCGCTGATTTCCGTCCGTATCGAACATGTTGAAGGCAATGCGGAATCCAGATTTTGGTTCTAGAAACAATAAAATCTAGTACAATTTGTTTAAAGAAACAAACTTGTCCATCTTACTTGTTAAGATTGAAAGGAGAAAGAGATATTCCGTATAGGAGATAATGCCTgaaattagaaaaatatttatataacaAAGAACAAGAAAGTAAGTACTAAAAGTTTATACCTTTATCTCTCAAGCTTCGAAATAGTCGCGTCGAACCCTTCTTGAGAGCAGGAGTGTTTTCCTTATATTTCTCCACTTCATCATTGGAAAGTTGCCGGCGTTTCAGACGAGCTgcaataatataataattattaaaatatataatattaagaTTTAAGCCAACAACTCACGTCTGGGTTCCTGCTCCACAACCGAATCTAGGAAGTCTTGGGGGGTCATGTAGAGCTGATCGTCAAACTCCACGGATGCGAACTTGATGAATCGACGCTCTCGGGCTGTTAGCTTCACATTTTCCAGCTCACTATCATCGCGCTGGAGAATTAAGATTAAATTGGAATCGGGATATTAATCAGGCCATCGATGGCTGGTAACTTAATATGCCGTTGTGCGTATTTGGTGGGGAATATGATTGAAATAAATCAGCGAACGAATTTCCGCCGCTTGATCACAAAGGCGGACCGAAGGGGACAAAAGCTGGAGCTGCAATCTGGACGGGTCTGATCTGGTGACGTTTTGATTAATGGACGATGGTGTTGCCCGAACCGCTCTCAGAAATATTAATTTGATCCGGTTTGCTGTTTGCTGAGCCCTCTCAGACACGGATCGCGAATTACATGTATGATCTGCATTTAATTCGATTTTTGAAACTGAAATTTTGACGAGCCACTCAGAGGACAGGACAGGAGGATTCCCACGTCGGGCGTTTGGCGAATAAAGTGTCAAATTGATTTGAGAACATGTTGTGAGCCGGGATCCTCCATAAATCTGACATTTAATGCCACCCACAACAAGCAATCATTTTTCCCGAATTCTCGTAGACAGGTCGAATGACtcaattgtattttatttgtgGTGCAGAGGCAACTCCCAGGCCATAACTCTCGCTCTGGGGACAAGCCGGCGCTGTCTGTCCCCCAAAAAAATGATCCGAACAAAGGCCACTTTGAATGTTAGACATGTGCAGCAAATACTCCACTACCACGCCCATAACCCCCAATAAAAATCAAGAGGGGCCAGGGACCAAAGCTGACATCATTCATGTTGCAAGTACAGTAGTAATTATGaataaaattatgcaaattatttcaaaatttgtaTACCTGAAGGTTTTTCAAAGACTTGaaaaatgaatattaaattattaataataatattactgcTAATAAGTAtgtaaccttttttttaaatgtgtgGCTTACTtaaaaggaataaaataatcataaaacatGACTCTTTATTAATCattctttaattttcaataaaaatgattCAACCACTGTTCTAGAACTCTGACAAAAGAACAAGGAGATTCGAAATGGCTGCAGGCGCTGGATTTATAGGCAACAATTAAAACTcattcatcatcatcaggCTCGGTCGTCGCAGTTGTCATAACACATGTCAGGGCCAGGCCAAAGCCGAAAACCCCAAACCGAAACTCGGGCTAAAACTCCAACTGCATCCAACTGGGGCCAAAACCTAAAGCCACGCCTGCGTCTGGCATTGGGAATTAtggttgtttttgtaaatatttgtggGGGTTGTATCGAATCGGCAACCAGATCGATTGATAGATAAATTTTAAGCAACTGCCACTCTGTCAGCAATGGGGGGGAGTGAATGGGAGCACGCCTGCAGGTGCGTGGGCGTATCGGGCTAACTACTTTGCCACTTCatcatgcatttttcaagGTGTGTGGCATTGGAATTAATTCCGAATAAGTTGCCAAGCAGCCAGTAATGGTTATGGATTTTTTTCGATGGCTAGATATGCAAATATAATCGGAAGATTGGAAATCCAGGTGAGGAATGCTACTTTATTGCCATTTTAggtaataaacaaataaaaactccTAAAATAATGTAACGAAATAACGGTCCTCCCTAGTTCCGAAAGGGTATCCCCCCAAATTACTAAGCTAAGCTAGCCCTGATAAACTACTTCTGAACCGctaaatgtaaatatttaaacttcaCACCCCgaatcaaaaaatttcaaaaggtcTTATCAGCCCCAAGCACGCAACTCACGTCAGGTTGTCAGTTCGTTTATGCTTTTTTTGGTGTTGGGCTGGCCCAGAGAGACAATGTCAACAGGTTGACAAAaggttgtttttgttattgttccATTGAACTgaagcaacaacaaattacatCAGTCATAGTAACATAACGACCATGAGCCGAAATGTCTGTGAGTCAGTGTTCGTGCCGACGTAATCAAATAGAATCGATAAACATTAAATCAGTTTTAGAGGCTAATTAAACACGCTGATTagccaataaaaacaaaacggaaTATGCAGCGGAAGGGCGTAGCAAAACAAAACCGATAAACAGCTGATAGCAAAACATTCCTTTACGTTACGTACAGAAAGAGCACGACGTAAGGCATGCCACAAGCTAAAAATAGCTGCGCAGGTCTTTTTTCCATAAATTATTGACTTTTCCACACCAGACAATTTGCACACTTGTTATggttataatattttattgagaCTATTACCATTCGTCGCTTGAGGCTGACGGCATTTACGAGATTCTCGGAGGACCGAAGTTTGATGAAAGCCGCCAGGGCGGCCAAAGATAGAGCGCCACCGCCTGCGATTTGCCATAGGCGTCGCGATTTGTGGTGTTTAGCAAATCCGCCAGTGGATTGACCTGTTCCACTGGAGAATCTGACAGATCGGGTGGCCGCCACTCCCACGCTGGAGCGCTGGGCGATTATTGTGCCACTTTTAACCGTTAATCTAACCACTGCGCCCGCCATGGTACCGAGGGAAAAAACTCAACTAGTGACAAATTGGCAGAGTTGTCAGGTGGTGACGTATACTATCGCCACGAAATTATTGCTTcgatattttatttacatttaaatataaGCATACCGTTACACAAAActcataaaaaacacaaataaaaataaaaacaaaccatACATAATTTTACGgatgggaaattaaaaaaacatctAGCAAAAACTAGAAATATAAATACGTAAGACTGTTTTTTGAGTCACGTAGTCACCATGGAGTTGCCACACTGTAAGAATGCCGGAGGGGTGATTGGCGGGAATTTAAAATAGATTAAAGATCATTTGTTTTATGCTTGCAATAGAAACTATGtaaagaaatagaaatatatatacaaataagaTTGCAGAAATAATATAGACTCCGACTAATTTCCTTCCTTTTTCCcttgggatc
The Drosophila bipectinata strain 14024-0381.07 chromosome 3R, DbipHiC1v2, whole genome shotgun sequence DNA segment above includes these coding regions:
- the MICU3 gene encoding calcium uptake protein 3, mitochondrial isoform X7 yields the protein MAGAVVRLTVKSGTIIAQRSSVGVAATRSVRFSSGTGQSTGGFAKHHKSRRLWQIAGGGALSLAALAAFIKLRSSENLVNAVSLKRRMRDDSELENVKLTARERRFIKFASVEFDDQLYMTPQDFLDSVVEQEPRPRLKRRQLSNDEVEKYKENTPALKKGSTRLFRSLRDKGIISYTEYLFLLSILTKPKSGFRIAFNMFDTDGNQRVDKDEFLVIISILAGAFKDIQNVDPKTQQILSRLVSFDDQGQVVKPMVVANPKRGLNYVNDGEGLQRRHVVATTLQLHFFGKRGTGVINFDNFYRFMDNLQTEVLELEFHEFSKGNSVISELDFAKILLRYTYLATDEYDVFLERLLERVKDEKGITFHDFRDFCHFLNNLDDFTIAMRMYTLADRAISKDEFARAVKICTGTKLSPHLIDTVFAIFDADGDGLLSYKEFIAIMKDRLHRGFKSVAKSEGWDAFKYCVRTEMKTMMKSAN
- the MICU3 gene encoding calcium uptake protein 3, mitochondrial isoform X2, translated to MAGAVVRLTVKSGTIIAQRSSVGVAATRSVRFSSGTGQSTGGFAKHHKSRRLWQIAGGGALSLAALAAFIKLRSSENLVNAVSLKRRMRDDSELENVKLTARERRFIKFASVEFDDQLYMTPQDFLDSVVEQEPRPRLKRRQLSNDEVEKYKENTPALKKGSTRLFRSLRDKGIISYTEYLFLLSILTKPKSGFRIAFNMFDTDGNQRVDKDEFLVIISILAGAFKDIQNVDPKTQQILSRLVSFDDQGQVVKPMVVANPKRGLMERIFSGAWKEKHGEHEPEQTDETPTPTPLENYVNDGEGLQRRHVVATTLQLHFFGKRGTGVINFDNFYRFMDNLQTEVLELEFHEFSKGNSVISELDFAKILLRYTYLATDEYDVFLERLLERVKDEKGITFHDFRDFCHFLNNLDDFTIAMRMYTLADRAISKDEFARAVKICTGTKLSPHLIDTVFAIFDADGDGLLSYKEFIAIMKDRLHRGFKSVAKSEGWDAFKYCVRTEMKTMMKSAN
- the MICU3 gene encoding calcium uptake protein 3, mitochondrial isoform X5, which gives rise to MAGAVVRLTVKSGTIIAQRSSVGVAATRSVRFSSGTGQSTGGFAKHHKSRRLWQIAGGGALSLAALAAFIKLRSSENLVNAVSLKRRMRDDSELENVKLTARERRFIKFASVEFDDQLYMTPQDFLDSVVEQEPRPRLKRRQLSNDEVEKYKENTPALKKGSTRLFRSLRDKGIISYTEYLFLLSILTKPKSGFRIAFNMFDTDGNQRVDKDEFLVIISILAGAFKDIQNVDPKTQQIMERIFSGAWKEKHGEHEPEQTDETPTPTPLENYVNDGEGLQRRHVVATTLQLHFFGKRGTGVINFDNFYRFMDNLQTEVLELEFHEFSKGNSVISELDFAKILLRYTYLATDEYDVFLERLLERVKDEKGITFHDFRDFCHFLNNLDDFTIAMRMYTLADRAISKDEFARAVKICTGTKLSPHLIDTVFAIFDADGDGLLSYKEFIAIMKDRLHRGFKSVAKSEGWDAFKYCVRTEMKTMMKSAN
- the MICU3 gene encoding calcium uptake protein 3, mitochondrial isoform X4 → MAGAVVRLTVKSGTIIAQRSSVGVAATRSVRFSSGTGQSTGGFAKHHKSRRLWQIAGGGALSLAALAAFIKLRSSENLVNAVSLKRRMRDDSELENVKLTARERRFIKFASVEFDDQLYMTPQDFLDSVVEQEPRPRLKRRQLSNDEVEKYKENTPALKKGSTRLFRSLRDKGIISYTEYLFLLSILTKPKSGFRIAFNMFDTDGNQRVDKDEFLVIISILAGAFKDIQNVDPKTQQILSRLVSFDDQGQVVKPMVVANPKRGLNYVNDGEGLQRRHVVATTLQLHFFGKRGTGVINFDNFYRFMDNLQTEVLELEFHEFSKGNSVISELDFAKILLRYTYLATDEYDVFLERLLERVKDEKGITFHDFRDFCHFLNNLDDFTIAMRMYTLADRAISKDEFARAVKICTGTKLSPHLIDTVFAIFDADGDGLLSYKEFIAIMKDRLHRGFKVSGRFFDYNEALDAYDEPDYPMFVAWRHRVCRHLEYFIDSDALWH